In Achromobacter xylosoxidans A8, a single window of DNA contains:
- the atpE gene encoding F0F1 ATP synthase subunit C: MTNVAFVALACGLIIGLGAIGACIGIALMGGKYLEASARQPELMNALQTKMFLLAGLIDAAFLIGVGIAMLFAFANPFVG; encoded by the coding sequence ATGACCAACGTCGCTTTCGTTGCCCTCGCATGCGGTCTTATCATCGGTCTGGGCGCTATCGGCGCTTGCATCGGCATCGCACTGATGGGCGGCAAGTATCTGGAAGCCTCGGCTCGTCAGCCTGAACTGATGAACGCTCTGCAAACGAAGATGTTCCTGCTGGCTGGCCTGATCGACGCGGCATTCCTGATCGGCGTGGGTATCGCCATGCTGTTCGCCTTCGCCAACCCGTTCGTCGGCTAA
- a CDS encoding ATP synthase subunit I, producing MTDKVLVLSDADRAALNAQASRGLLLALAAQGAMGLAAAVIAGVVGGAAAGWSALAGAGAYFIPNALFALRLAVSVRAGKSSPFTFLSGELIKLFATALLLWLLSRVAQDSLVWPAALLGLILTLKGYLLLLMFRKLS from the coding sequence ATGACGGATAAAGTTCTGGTTCTCAGTGACGCGGATCGCGCGGCGCTGAATGCTCAAGCAAGCCGCGGGCTCCTGTTGGCATTGGCAGCGCAAGGTGCCATGGGGCTCGCAGCAGCAGTGATAGCGGGGGTTGTCGGAGGGGCGGCGGCAGGTTGGTCGGCGCTGGCGGGGGCGGGAGCGTATTTCATTCCCAATGCGTTGTTCGCATTGCGCCTGGCTGTCAGCGTACGGGCCGGTAAGTCCAGTCCCTTTACCTTTCTCTCTGGTGAGTTGATCAAGTTGTTCGCAACGGCGTTGCTGTTGTGGCTGCTTTCGCGTGTGGCGCAGGACAGCCTCGTATGGCCTGCCGCGCTGCTCGGTCTGATACTCACATTGAAGGGCTATCTCTTGCTCTTGATGTTCCGCAAGTTGTCATAG
- the atpA gene encoding F0F1 ATP synthase subunit alpha, giving the protein MQLNPSEISELLKSRIEGLGASADVRTQGTVVSVTDGITRIHGLSDVMQGEMLEFPNNVFGLALNLERDSVGAVILGDYTGVSEGDQVKTTGRILEVPVGPELKGRVVNTLGEPIDGKGPVNAKATDIIEKVAPGVIARRSVSQPLQTGIKAIDSMVPIGRGQRELIIGDRQTGKTAVAVDTIISQKGKGVTCVYVAIGQKASTINNVVRKLEEHGAMEYTIVVAASASDSAAMQYLAAYAGCTMGEYFRDRGEDALIVYDDLTKQAWAYRQVSLLLRRPPGREAYPGDVFYLHSRLLERAARVNEEYVEKFTNGAVKGQTGSLTALPIIETQAGDVSAFVPTNVISITDGQIFLETDLFNAGVRPAINAGISVSRVGGAAQTKVVKKLSGGIRTDLAQYRELAAFAQFASDLDDATRRQLERGKRVVELLKQPQYQPLQVWELAVTLYTVNNGYLDEVDVAQVLSFEKSLKDQLKAKHAALIQRIEDTKELSKDDEAELAAAIQEFKKHGAF; this is encoded by the coding sequence ATGCAACTCAATCCCTCCGAGATCAGCGAACTGCTCAAGAGCCGCATCGAGGGCCTGGGCGCTTCGGCTGATGTCCGTACTCAGGGCACCGTCGTGTCCGTGACCGACGGTATTACCCGCATCCACGGCTTGTCCGACGTGATGCAGGGCGAAATGCTCGAATTCCCCAACAACGTTTTCGGTCTGGCGCTCAACCTCGAGCGTGATTCCGTCGGCGCCGTTATTCTCGGCGACTACACCGGCGTTTCCGAAGGCGACCAGGTCAAGACGACCGGCCGCATTCTGGAAGTTCCGGTCGGTCCCGAACTGAAAGGCCGCGTGGTCAACACGCTGGGCGAGCCGATCGACGGCAAGGGCCCGGTCAACGCCAAGGCCACCGACATCATCGAAAAAGTGGCGCCTGGCGTTATCGCCCGCCGCTCGGTGTCGCAGCCGCTGCAAACCGGCATCAAGGCTATCGACTCGATGGTGCCGATCGGCCGCGGCCAGCGCGAACTGATCATTGGCGACCGCCAGACCGGCAAGACCGCCGTCGCTGTCGACACCATCATCAGCCAGAAGGGCAAGGGCGTCACCTGCGTGTACGTCGCTATCGGCCAGAAGGCTTCCACGATCAACAACGTGGTCCGCAAGCTGGAAGAGCACGGCGCGATGGAATACACCATCGTCGTGGCCGCTTCGGCCTCCGACTCGGCCGCCATGCAGTACCTGGCCGCCTACGCCGGCTGCACGATGGGCGAATACTTCCGCGATCGCGGCGAAGACGCCCTGATCGTTTATGACGACCTGACCAAGCAAGCCTGGGCCTATCGCCAGGTCTCGCTGCTGCTGCGCCGTCCGCCGGGCCGCGAAGCCTACCCGGGCGACGTGTTCTACCTGCACTCGCGCCTGCTGGAACGCGCTGCCCGCGTCAACGAAGAGTACGTCGAGAAGTTCACCAACGGCGCCGTCAAGGGCCAGACCGGTTCGCTGACCGCGCTGCCGATCATCGAAACCCAGGCAGGCGACGTGTCGGCCTTCGTTCCGACCAACGTGATCTCGATCACCGACGGCCAGATCTTCCTGGAAACCGACCTGTTCAACGCCGGTGTCCGCCCCGCAATCAACGCCGGTATTTCGGTGTCGCGTGTGGGTGGCGCTGCTCAGACCAAGGTCGTCAAGAAGCTGTCCGGCGGTATCCGTACCGACTTGGCGCAGTACCGTGAACTGGCCGCCTTCGCGCAGTTCGCTTCCGACCTGGACGACGCGACCCGTCGCCAGCTGGAACGCGGCAAGCGCGTGGTGGAACTGCTCAAGCAGCCGCAATACCAGCCGCTGCAAGTGTGGGAACTGGCCGTCACGCTGTACACGGTCAACAACGGCTACCTGGATGAAGTGGACGTGGCCCAAGTGCTGTCGTTCGAGAAGTCGCTGAAGGATCAACTGAAGGCCAAGCATGCGGCCCTGATCCAGCGCATCGAAGACACCAAGGAACTGTCCAAGGATGACGAGGCCGAACTGGCCGCCGCCATTCAGGAATTCAAGAAGCACGGTGCTTTTTAA
- a CDS encoding F0F1 ATP synthase subunit delta, which yields MAELSTVARPYAEALFSAARDDRAGLPAWSDLVSELAQVASNPDVREAMADPRLGDKQRVELFSGLVKAELPQAARNFIELLVENDRLLLLPDIAAQFAVLRNRHDGTAQAEITSAFELSDAQVKELVTALEQKFGLKLKPSVTVDPSLIGGVRVAVGDQVLDTSVQAQLARMRDQLAA from the coding sequence ATGGCTGAACTTTCCACTGTTGCCCGGCCCTACGCTGAAGCGCTCTTCAGCGCGGCGCGCGACGACCGCGCCGGCTTGCCGGCCTGGTCCGACCTGGTCAGCGAACTGGCTCAGGTCGCCTCCAACCCCGACGTGCGCGAGGCCATGGCCGACCCGCGTCTGGGCGACAAGCAGCGCGTCGAGCTGTTCTCCGGCCTGGTAAAGGCCGAACTGCCTCAAGCCGCCCGCAATTTCATCGAGCTGCTGGTCGAAAACGACCGGTTGCTGCTGCTGCCCGACATCGCCGCGCAATTCGCGGTGCTGCGGAATCGTCACGACGGCACGGCGCAGGCGGAAATCACCAGCGCGTTCGAACTGAGCGATGCCCAGGTCAAAGAACTGGTTACCGCCCTCGAACAAAAATTTGGCCTCAAGCTCAAGCCCAGCGTCACCGTTGATCCGTCGCTGATCGGCGGCGTGCGCGTGGCCGTCGGTGACCAGGTGCTCGATACTTCCGTACAAGCCCAATTGGCCCGCATGCGCGATCAGCTCGCCGCTTAA
- a CDS encoding F0F1 ATP synthase subunit B — protein sequence MNLNATIIFQMLVFFVLGWFTMKFVWPPLTKAMDERRQKIADGLAAAEKGKADLAQAQARVSLIEASAKSENHARIIEAEKQAASLIEQARREAEAERARIVAQAAQDAAQEVQRARDLLRDDVAALAVKGAEQILKREVDARAHAELLNQLRAQL from the coding sequence GTGAATCTGAACGCGACGATCATTTTCCAGATGCTCGTGTTCTTCGTTCTGGGCTGGTTCACGATGAAATTCGTGTGGCCCCCCCTGACGAAGGCGATGGACGAGCGCCGCCAGAAAATCGCCGACGGCCTGGCCGCCGCCGAGAAGGGCAAAGCCGATCTGGCTCAAGCCCAGGCGCGCGTCAGTCTGATCGAGGCTTCTGCCAAGTCCGAAAACCACGCCCGCATCATCGAGGCCGAGAAGCAAGCCGCCTCCCTGATCGAGCAGGCCCGCCGTGAAGCGGAAGCCGAGCGCGCCCGCATCGTGGCGCAGGCTGCCCAGGATGCCGCGCAGGAAGTCCAGCGCGCCCGCGACCTGCTGCGCGACGACGTCGCTGCGCTGGCCGTCAAGGGTGCTGAACAGATCCTCAAGCGCGAGGTTGACGCCCGCGCACACGCCGAGCTGCTCAACCAGCTCCGCGCGCAGCTTTAA
- the atpB gene encoding F0F1 ATP synthase subunit A, with amino-acid sequence MAAASDVSPQSAYIQHHLVHLNNTGEKQSAIAQFDIINYDSLFWSGLMGLIVIFFLWRAARRATNGVPGRFQAFVEMIVDMVDDQAKGIVHNAKSRLFIAPLALTVFLWIILMNALDLLPVDLLPSIWRLTGLGAEHGDPLYYHRILPTADLNVPMGMSLGVLLLMFYYGIKIKHPGGFVKELFTAPFHAHGIGAIVLAPFNLLLNLIEYAAKSVSLGMRLFGNMFAGELIFMLIALLGGAWTGFNGASIGLGIGHILAGSIWAIFHILIVLLQAFIFMMLTLVYLGQAHEGH; translated from the coding sequence ATGGCTGCTGCCAGCGACGTGTCGCCTCAGTCCGCGTATATTCAGCACCACCTGGTGCATCTGAACAATACCGGTGAGAAACAGAGCGCTATTGCTCAGTTCGACATCATCAATTACGACTCGTTGTTCTGGTCCGGCCTGATGGGCCTGATCGTCATTTTCTTCCTCTGGCGCGCTGCGCGCCGCGCCACCAACGGCGTGCCGGGCCGCTTCCAGGCCTTCGTGGAAATGATCGTCGACATGGTCGACGACCAGGCCAAGGGCATCGTCCACAACGCCAAGAGCCGTCTCTTCATCGCCCCGCTGGCGCTCACCGTGTTCCTCTGGATCATCCTGATGAACGCGCTGGACCTGCTGCCCGTCGACTTGCTGCCCTCCATCTGGCGTCTGACCGGCCTGGGTGCCGAGCATGGCGACCCTCTCTACTACCACCGCATTCTGCCGACCGCCGACCTGAACGTGCCGATGGGCATGTCGCTGGGCGTGCTGCTGCTGATGTTCTACTACGGCATCAAGATCAAGCACCCGGGCGGCTTCGTCAAAGAACTGTTCACCGCGCCGTTCCATGCGCACGGCATCGGCGCCATTGTGCTGGCTCCGTTCAACCTGCTGCTGAACCTGATCGAATACGCCGCCAAGTCCGTCTCGCTGGGCATGCGGTTGTTCGGCAACATGTTCGCCGGCGAACTGATTTTCATGCTGATCGCCCTGCTGGGCGGCGCCTGGACCGGTTTCAACGGCGCCAGCATCGGCTTGGGCATCGGTCACATCCTGGCCGGTTCCATCTGGGCGATCTTCCACATCCTGATCGTTCTGCTGCAGGCCTTCATCTTCATGATGCTGACGCTGGTGTACCTCGGCCAGGCTCACGAAGGCCACTGA